From the genome of Plutella xylostella chromosome 31, ilPluXylo3.1, whole genome shotgun sequence:
cacctatttttaggtttcgatctcatggggtttgtaataattatattggtcgttaacattcgattttttgatcatacaatatcgtgattttcgggatgtaggtgaaaaataccacaatttgtacatttactacatacttaatatattatttattaagataacattaggagaaacaagattatacataggtatagacgaacataaatttgagcaaacgaaacttaggtgtttaaagattgtgcctaaagagttttagacgaaacgagccttatgccacataagtcttggcaaagtgatggttcggccaaaaaagtttagaccatacgagttatgcgaaatgagttttggtcaataaagattatgcgagatgagcggaacccggcTTCTAATCAAGTAATCCTGAATAGGTGAGCACCAGTTCGAATACGCTGCCAAAGTGCCAACTGAGTCAACTGACCCAGGGCTGGATTAAGTGTAGGAAGGTACTTACACCTATgcagttgttatttttttctattcttGTAGATTAAATCGATTTGATGTCGAAGGCCTAGCCTAGTTAGATAGCCTATGTAGGTTCCACGGGCAAGGTTTGTCAGTAATATCCTTCAGCTGGTTATGTTCAAACTGGCTAGCCAAAGGAAACGAAAGTCTAGAGTTGCGTGTAGTGCATATGGTGTTCCCTAGGAAAGGTCTTAGAAGTTGCTTAGAAGGTACTTAACTAACGAATTTGGGGGGTATTACTCACTCTGCTGCGGCTCCGGGTACCTCGCCTCTCCCTCGTAACGCACGTCCGCGTGGAAACCAGTCTTCCAGTCCGCGTGGTACGTCACTGCGGATAAAACACAATGTCATGGTGTCATGAAATAAGGAGAAAATGGCGACGAAAATTATGATCCATGAAGGAAAAAAAAGCGATTAGAACCATGATCTTATGAGATTGCAATTGGTCTCTATTAGACGTCATGAATCATGAATAATAGAGACCAATTGGAATCTCATAaggtatcatcatcatcatcatcagccaacgCTCTTCAGGCAGATTTAGATAGGGTCAGTGACTGGCGCCGAAATCGAGACTAGTCAGTGTTGTGCTGGCTGACCGACtgactttaaaatattcatgtGCGAATTTACAAGTGCACTGACTTGTCGCCACTTTACTGACTTAAAATCAATTTACATGGGGTTTTTTACGGGTCAGCACAGCACTGACCCTGTCTAAATCTGCCTTTACTCTACACGAAACGCTTTCGCGAGGAGTGCCAAACTCATGTTCTCCTCACAATCTCCTCCTgtctagtaggtacctatctaaggCCAAAATCTGTAGCGAACGCCGTAATATGACCCGTACTTGTCGGTGTATTCTGTATCAGGCGTTTTGTATTCAGTACTGGGTGCCTTGTATACTGTACTGGGCGCTTTGTAACTATAAGTTATGAGtcgaaaatgtaaaaagttaaataaaagttttggAGATGAATGGTTGTGTCGGCATACTGAAGAAAAGCCACCTCAAGAGTTTCCGAAACCTACGAGCGTGTATGAGGAGACTTATGAATGTAGAAGAACCGAAAGAAGTATGTTaggatcgtggcacgtggaggtctatagtctctgcctacccctctgggagacaggtgtgagcatattattatgtatgtaaataaaacataccGATCTGCGTCCTCCCGTCAGGCAGCTGCACCCGGTACTCCCCGCGCACGGTGTTGCCGTCCGACGTCTCTTGCCGTCCGTAGTCGTTGCCCGACTGAGCGTCTTTCACTGAGTAGCCGAACTCGTAGGATTTTGGCTGGaatttgatgaaatttggtcAACAATCCACcattagcaatcaacaatccATATGTAGCGGCTGTAAAATTTGGCGTAACATGTATGAGTCTGAAAGACTAGCGGTAGCTGTACTCTTCTTAATTAAAGCTTACTTTCatcatatttaagtttttttcctGAGTAAGGAAGTCTCCACatacaatagaatagaatagaattaatctttattcaaagaaaacaacttatgttattacatacatcccacataggttactttcaactttctttaggtaggtatttttattcagATAATTCCGATCTCCACTAATGAAAGAATGCCtatgattttatatttacttaacaatATTTTCAAAGTGAAGGTTGGTAAAAAATAACTCACCACTTCGCTCTCATGACCGTGGCCGTGGTCGTGATTATGGCTGTCATAACCTCCGTTGTAGTCTTGTCCACTAGGCGCGTTATAACCGGAACTAGGCGCGGTATATCCCACATTAGGCGCGTTGTATCCCGTACTAGGCGCGTTGTATCCAGAACTAGGCGCATTGTAACCCGTACTGGGTGCATTATAACCAATATTCGGCGCGCCGTATTCTGTACTAGGCGCTTTGTATCCCGTACTGGGTGCATTATATCCCGTACTGGGGGCATTATATCCCGTACTGGGAGCATTGTAACCGGTGTTCGGAGGTAGGTAGCTATTGCTTGGTGTGTTAAATCCGTTCTGGTAGTTGTTTGGTGAGTTGTAGTTGTATCCTTGTTGCACTGGAGGCTCGCAACTCGCGATTGTAGCGAATACCGCGAATATTAGCGTCTGGAATAATAATTAAGAGTATAAGAAATAGAGTAAAAAAGGGAAAGGCTGGCcaccgacagaaaaaaaaaatgtctgGTGTCAGATCTAGATTCATCGGAAGAGAAGAAGAACAGAGGATATGATTTACAAACTGATTTTAAAAGACCAAGACCCACTCCCAGCGCTAACCAGTTTCATCCGAAGACTCAGAAAGAGAATGAATCAAAATTGAGTGTATcgatacaaaatacaattgaGTAGGTAAGGATAAGTAACTACTTATGTCTTCTATCATCAATCATTATCAGTCAGTGGATGGATATTAGCGCTTGGgtggtatacctacatacatttacataagTATCTCTTTTGCTGAATGTACCAACCGATAATTCTGGTTGACTGTACCTACAACATACGAGAGGAACCCAAGTTAGTACTTAGCCTGCCATGTGAAACCTAGATTCTAGACCAAAGATGCCGGAGATAGTGCGAACCTAAACTTAACTATTGTTAAATCTGGACTTTTCCAGTGAGTAGTTAGCTGTTAGTGATTTTATCTACATTCTACATATACCGATGTGCAAGACCTAGGTACCTAGCAATCAAACTGTCTTatcttaggtaggtatttcgtAATAGGAAgctgcaacaccctgtatgtaagtataagtaggtacttacaagtctttattttgcatcatgaaagttatttttaaccgacttcaaaaaaaggaggaggttctcaattcgtcgggatctttttttttatgtatgttcaccgattactccgccgtttatgaaccgattttgaaaattctttttttgttgtattgggttgagctcccaggtgatCCCATTTTTTCTTCAGAATTTTGTCTCACCCCCatgggtgggtaaaggggtaaaaacggggtattaatttccattttgggcacatattaaccgattctaatgaaattaagaacgtaaatatagtacttataacaaaaaaatatgatggtgaccttgagctgatctgatgatggaaacggaaggcagtcaggggaactcctcaacggtatatatatagcaactacttcgtgtttaggcttgaatgattcgtattgattagtaggactttttggtatcatttgcaccttacttttgattgaaaattattggaaataaactaaaaactataaaataaaataataataaaaaaataaaagaactgacttcaaaaaaccactaaaatgtaagaaataatttaaggtttacacaatagctactcgtatgtgacagtacaaataaacctaagcaggaactgttcttttttgaagttggtgccatatttcttcattacaaaataacaacttataagtacttaaataaaacagcacaaaaaggcggccttattgctctTAAAGCCCTTTCTACCAGAGAACCATTGGATGGAAaaggcaattttaaacataataatattctatccAGGGAAAGAGGTATATCTTCAGATGTAGGATGAATGAAGAGTGTATTAGGTAAGCAAtattcatataggtacttatgtattgtGGTCAAAGTCATTTAACACAACAAAGTTTGCTTGCAAGCTG
Proteins encoded in this window:
- the LOC119692931 gene encoding pro-resilin; translation: MTHLKTLIFAVFATIASCEPPVQQGYNYNSPNNYQNGFNTPSNSYLPPNTGYNAPSTGYNAPSTGYNAPSTGYKAPSTEYGAPNIGYNAPSTGYNAPSSGYNAPSTGYNAPNVGYTAPSSGYNAPSGQDYNGGYDSHNHDHGHGHESEVPKSYEFGYSVKDAQSGNDYGRQETSDGNTVRGEYRVQLPDGRTQIVTYHADWKTGFHADVRYEGEARYPEPQQNGYNYGASDYSASNDIHSNTNSYRPSTAYGPPGYHK